In a single window of the Anguilla rostrata isolate EN2019 chromosome 6, ASM1855537v3, whole genome shotgun sequence genome:
- the fynb gene encoding tyrosine-protein kinase fynb isoform X3 gives MGCVQCRDKEASKLTDDRDASISQSAGYRYGAEPTPQHYPSFGVTAIPNFNNFHAPGGQGMTVFGGVSTSSHTGTLRSRGGTGVTLFVALYDYEARTEDDLTFRKGEKFQILNSTEGDWWEARSLTTGGSGYIPSNYVAPVDSIQAEDWYFGKLGRKDAERQLLSNGNPRGTFLIRESETTKGAFSLSIRDWDDVKGEHVKHYKIRKLDSGGYYITTRAQFDTLQQLVQHYSESGDGLCFNLTQVCVNISPETVGLGHDAWEVSRDSLVFEVKLGAGCFAEVWSGTWNGTTKVAVKTLKPGTMSPESFLEEAQIMKKLRHDKLVQLYAVVSEEPIYIVTEYMGKGSLLDFLKDGEGRGLKLPNLVDMAAQVAAGMAYIERMNYIHRDLRSANILVGDNLVCKIADFGLARLIEDNEYTARQGAKFPIKWTAPEAALYGKFTIKSDVWSFGILLTELVTKGRVPYPGMNNREVLEQVERGYRMPCPQDCPSSLHELMVQCWKKDPEERPTFEYLQAFLEDYFTATEPQYQPGDNL, from the exons ATGGGCTGTGTGCAATGCAGGGATAAGGAGGCCTCGAAACTGACGGACGACCGGGACGCCAGCATCTCGCAGAGCGCGGGGTACCGCTATGGGGCCGAGCCCACGCCGCAGCACTACCCCAGCTTCGGGGTCACCGCCATCCCCAACTTCAACAACTTCCACGCGCCCGGCGGCCAGGGCATGACCGTGTTCGGCGGGGTCAGCACCTCCTCCCACACGGGGACGCTGCGCTCCCGCGGCGGAACAG GAGTCACGCTCTTTGTGGCACTTTACGACTACGAGGCCAGGACGGAGGACGACCTCACCTTCCGGAAAGGCGAGAAGTTCCAGATCCTCAACAGCAC tgAAGGGGACTGGTGGGAGGCTCGCTCGCTCACCACCGGTGGGTCCGGCTACATCCCCAGTAACTACGTGGCTCCGGTGGACTCCATCCAGGCTGAAGA cTGGTACTTCGGAAAACTCGGCCGGAAGGACGCGGAGCGACAGCTGCTGTCCAACGGCAACCCCCGAGGCACATTCCTCATCCGGGAGAGTGAAACCACCAAAG GTGCCTTTTCCTTATCCATACGGGACTGGGACGACGTGAAGGGAGAGCACGTCAAGCATTACAAGATCCGCAAGCTGGACAGCGGGGGGTATTACATAACCACCCGGGCCCAGTTCGACACGCTGCAGCAGCTGGTACAGCATTACTCAG AGAGTGGGGACGGTTTGTGCTTTAATTTAACACAAGTGTGTGTGAACATCTCGCCCGAAACTGTGGGCCTGGGTCACGATGCCTGGGAGGTTTCCCGAGACTCCCTTGTGTTCGAAGTAAAGCTGGGGGCAGGATGTTTTGCTGAGGTGTGGTCTG GAACGTGGAACGGCACCACCAAGGTGGCGGTGAAGACCCTGAAGCCGGGCACCATGTCGCCCGAGTCCTTCCTGGAGGAGGCCCAGATCATGAAGAAGCTCCGGCACGACAAGCTGGTGCAGCTGTACGCCGTGGTGTCCGAGGAGCCCATCTACATCGTCACCGAGTACATGggaaaag GAAGCTTGCTGGACTTCCTGAAGGACGGAGAGGGCCGAGGGCTGAAGCTGCCCAACCTGGTGGACATGGCGGCGCAG GTCGCGGCGGGCATGGCATACATCGAGAGGATGAACTACATCCACCGGGACCTGCGCTCCGCCAACATCCTGGTGGGCGACAACCTGGTGTGCAAGATCGCCGACTTCGGCCTGGCCCGGCTGATCGAGGACAACGAGTACACGGCTCGGCAAG GCGCTAAGTTCCCCATCAAGTGGACGGCCCCAGAGGCGGCGCTGTACGGCAAGTTCACCATCAAATCGGACGTGTGGTCGTTCGGCATCCTGCTCACGGAGCTGGTGACCAAGGGACGGGTACCGTATCCAG GGATGAACAaccgggaggtgctggagcaggTGGAGCGGGGCTACCGGATGCCCTGCCCTCAGGACTGCCCCAGCTCCCTGCACGAGCTCATGGTGCAGTGCTGGAAGAAGGACCCCGAGGAGCGGCCCACCTTCGAGTACCTGCAGGCCTTCCTGGAGGACTACTTCACCGCCACAGAGCCGCAGTACCAGCCCGGGGACAACCTGTAA
- the fynb gene encoding tyrosine-protein kinase fynb isoform X1, translating to MGCVQCRDKEASKLTDDRDASISQSAGYRYGAEPTPQHYPSFGVTAIPNFNNFHAPGGQGMTVFGGVSTSSHTGTLRSRGGTGVTLFVALYDYEARTEDDLTFRKGEKFQILNSTEGDWWEARSLTTGGSGYIPSNYVAPVDSIQAEDWYFGKLGRKDAERQLLSNGNPRGTFLIRESETTKGAFSLSIRDWDDVKGEHVKHYKIRKLDSGGYYITTRAQFDTLQQLVQHYSERAAGLCCRLVVPCHKGMPRLADLSVKTKDVWEIPRESLQLIKRLGNGQFGEVWMESGDGLCFNLTQVCVNISPETVGLGHDAWEVSRDSLVFEVKLGAGCFAEVWSGTWNGTTKVAVKTLKPGTMSPESFLEEAQIMKKLRHDKLVQLYAVVSEEPIYIVTEYMGKGSLLDFLKDGEGRGLKLPNLVDMAAQVAAGMAYIERMNYIHRDLRSANILVGDNLVCKIADFGLARLIEDNEYTARQGAKFPIKWTAPEAALYGKFTIKSDVWSFGILLTELVTKGRVPYPGMNNREVLEQVERGYRMPCPQDCPSSLHELMVQCWKKDPEERPTFEYLQAFLEDYFTATEPQYQPGDNL from the exons ATGGGCTGTGTGCAATGCAGGGATAAGGAGGCCTCGAAACTGACGGACGACCGGGACGCCAGCATCTCGCAGAGCGCGGGGTACCGCTATGGGGCCGAGCCCACGCCGCAGCACTACCCCAGCTTCGGGGTCACCGCCATCCCCAACTTCAACAACTTCCACGCGCCCGGCGGCCAGGGCATGACCGTGTTCGGCGGGGTCAGCACCTCCTCCCACACGGGGACGCTGCGCTCCCGCGGCGGAACAG GAGTCACGCTCTTTGTGGCACTTTACGACTACGAGGCCAGGACGGAGGACGACCTCACCTTCCGGAAAGGCGAGAAGTTCCAGATCCTCAACAGCAC tgAAGGGGACTGGTGGGAGGCTCGCTCGCTCACCACCGGTGGGTCCGGCTACATCCCCAGTAACTACGTGGCTCCGGTGGACTCCATCCAGGCTGAAGA cTGGTACTTCGGAAAACTCGGCCGGAAGGACGCGGAGCGACAGCTGCTGTCCAACGGCAACCCCCGAGGCACATTCCTCATCCGGGAGAGTGAAACCACCAAAG GTGCCTTTTCCTTATCCATACGGGACTGGGACGACGTGAAGGGAGAGCACGTCAAGCATTACAAGATCCGCAAGCTGGACAGCGGGGGGTATTACATAACCACCCGGGCCCAGTTCGACACGCTGCAGCAGCTGGTACAGCATTACTCAG aGCGGGCAGCGGGGTTGTGCTGTCGCTTGGTGGTGCCCTGCCACAAAGGGATGCCCCGCCTGGCCGACCTGTCCGTCAAAACCAAAGACGTGTGGGAGATCCCGCGGGAGTCACTGCAGCTCATCAAGCGTCTGGGGAACGGGCAGTTTGGGGAGGTCTGGATGG AGAGTGGGGACGGTTTGTGCTTTAATTTAACACAAGTGTGTGTGAACATCTCGCCCGAAACTGTGGGCCTGGGTCACGATGCCTGGGAGGTTTCCCGAGACTCCCTTGTGTTCGAAGTAAAGCTGGGGGCAGGATGTTTTGCTGAGGTGTGGTCTG GAACGTGGAACGGCACCACCAAGGTGGCGGTGAAGACCCTGAAGCCGGGCACCATGTCGCCCGAGTCCTTCCTGGAGGAGGCCCAGATCATGAAGAAGCTCCGGCACGACAAGCTGGTGCAGCTGTACGCCGTGGTGTCCGAGGAGCCCATCTACATCGTCACCGAGTACATGggaaaag GAAGCTTGCTGGACTTCCTGAAGGACGGAGAGGGCCGAGGGCTGAAGCTGCCCAACCTGGTGGACATGGCGGCGCAG GTCGCGGCGGGCATGGCATACATCGAGAGGATGAACTACATCCACCGGGACCTGCGCTCCGCCAACATCCTGGTGGGCGACAACCTGGTGTGCAAGATCGCCGACTTCGGCCTGGCCCGGCTGATCGAGGACAACGAGTACACGGCTCGGCAAG GCGCTAAGTTCCCCATCAAGTGGACGGCCCCAGAGGCGGCGCTGTACGGCAAGTTCACCATCAAATCGGACGTGTGGTCGTTCGGCATCCTGCTCACGGAGCTGGTGACCAAGGGACGGGTACCGTATCCAG GGATGAACAaccgggaggtgctggagcaggTGGAGCGGGGCTACCGGATGCCCTGCCCTCAGGACTGCCCCAGCTCCCTGCACGAGCTCATGGTGCAGTGCTGGAAGAAGGACCCCGAGGAGCGGCCCACCTTCGAGTACCTGCAGGCCTTCCTGGAGGACTACTTCACCGCCACAGAGCCGCAGTACCAGCCCGGGGACAACCTGTAA
- the fynb gene encoding tyrosine-protein kinase fynb isoform X2, which translates to MGCVQCRDKEASKLTDDRDASISQSAGYRYGAEPTPQHYPSFGVTAIPNFNNFHAPGGQGMTVFGGVSTSSHTGTLRSRGGTGVTLFVALYDYEARTEDDLTFRKGEKFQILNSTEGDWWEARSLTTGGSGYIPSNYVAPVDSIQAEDWYFGKLGRKDAERQLLSNGNPRGTFLIRESETTKGAFSLSIRDWDDVKGEHVKHYKIRKLDSGGYYITTRAQFDTLQQLVQHYSERAAGLCCRLVVPCHKGMPRLADLSVKTKDVWEIPRESLQLIKRLGNGQFGEVWMGTWNGTTKVAVKTLKPGTMSPESFLEEAQIMKKLRHDKLVQLYAVVSEEPIYIVTEYMGKGSLLDFLKDGEGRGLKLPNLVDMAAQVAAGMAYIERMNYIHRDLRSANILVGDNLVCKIADFGLARLIEDNEYTARQGAKFPIKWTAPEAALYGKFTIKSDVWSFGILLTELVTKGRVPYPGMNNREVLEQVERGYRMPCPQDCPSSLHELMVQCWKKDPEERPTFEYLQAFLEDYFTATEPQYQPGDNL; encoded by the exons ATGGGCTGTGTGCAATGCAGGGATAAGGAGGCCTCGAAACTGACGGACGACCGGGACGCCAGCATCTCGCAGAGCGCGGGGTACCGCTATGGGGCCGAGCCCACGCCGCAGCACTACCCCAGCTTCGGGGTCACCGCCATCCCCAACTTCAACAACTTCCACGCGCCCGGCGGCCAGGGCATGACCGTGTTCGGCGGGGTCAGCACCTCCTCCCACACGGGGACGCTGCGCTCCCGCGGCGGAACAG GAGTCACGCTCTTTGTGGCACTTTACGACTACGAGGCCAGGACGGAGGACGACCTCACCTTCCGGAAAGGCGAGAAGTTCCAGATCCTCAACAGCAC tgAAGGGGACTGGTGGGAGGCTCGCTCGCTCACCACCGGTGGGTCCGGCTACATCCCCAGTAACTACGTGGCTCCGGTGGACTCCATCCAGGCTGAAGA cTGGTACTTCGGAAAACTCGGCCGGAAGGACGCGGAGCGACAGCTGCTGTCCAACGGCAACCCCCGAGGCACATTCCTCATCCGGGAGAGTGAAACCACCAAAG GTGCCTTTTCCTTATCCATACGGGACTGGGACGACGTGAAGGGAGAGCACGTCAAGCATTACAAGATCCGCAAGCTGGACAGCGGGGGGTATTACATAACCACCCGGGCCCAGTTCGACACGCTGCAGCAGCTGGTACAGCATTACTCAG aGCGGGCAGCGGGGTTGTGCTGTCGCTTGGTGGTGCCCTGCCACAAAGGGATGCCCCGCCTGGCCGACCTGTCCGTCAAAACCAAAGACGTGTGGGAGATCCCGCGGGAGTCACTGCAGCTCATCAAGCGTCTGGGGAACGGGCAGTTTGGGGAGGTCTGGATGG GAACGTGGAACGGCACCACCAAGGTGGCGGTGAAGACCCTGAAGCCGGGCACCATGTCGCCCGAGTCCTTCCTGGAGGAGGCCCAGATCATGAAGAAGCTCCGGCACGACAAGCTGGTGCAGCTGTACGCCGTGGTGTCCGAGGAGCCCATCTACATCGTCACCGAGTACATGggaaaag GAAGCTTGCTGGACTTCCTGAAGGACGGAGAGGGCCGAGGGCTGAAGCTGCCCAACCTGGTGGACATGGCGGCGCAG GTCGCGGCGGGCATGGCATACATCGAGAGGATGAACTACATCCACCGGGACCTGCGCTCCGCCAACATCCTGGTGGGCGACAACCTGGTGTGCAAGATCGCCGACTTCGGCCTGGCCCGGCTGATCGAGGACAACGAGTACACGGCTCGGCAAG GCGCTAAGTTCCCCATCAAGTGGACGGCCCCAGAGGCGGCGCTGTACGGCAAGTTCACCATCAAATCGGACGTGTGGTCGTTCGGCATCCTGCTCACGGAGCTGGTGACCAAGGGACGGGTACCGTATCCAG GGATGAACAaccgggaggtgctggagcaggTGGAGCGGGGCTACCGGATGCCCTGCCCTCAGGACTGCCCCAGCTCCCTGCACGAGCTCATGGTGCAGTGCTGGAAGAAGGACCCCGAGGAGCGGCCCACCTTCGAGTACCTGCAGGCCTTCCTGGAGGACTACTTCACCGCCACAGAGCCGCAGTACCAGCCCGGGGACAACCTGTAA